Within the Solwaraspora sp. WMMA2056 genome, the region TCGGGAATGGGATGGCCCGACGGTCCGGCCTCGACGTGACAGGGCGGGAAAGATCGACAAGTACGGTTGGCCCATCCTGGACGGCGGGCCCGTACCGTGTCAACGGCGTCCTGTGGGCCCCGCCGGTCGCTGGTCAGCTGGGTCCGGTGCCGCCGGCTATCGCCGCGCGTAGCTGCGTACCCGCCTGGTCGGCGGCCTGTCGGAGCCGATCCGTGGCGTCCTCGGGAAGTCCACGCTGCACGGCTGTCCAATCGATCCAGGCCGCCGCGACGGTCGGCAGCAGCTCGCCGACGGCCGGGTCGGCGCCGGCCCGTTCCGCGAACGCGGGCAGACCCAGGACCGCGACGACCTGCCGTGGACCCAACCGCAACGGGTCGCAGGCGGCCTGCTCCACGAACTCGTCGACGAGCAGGTCGACCGCGCGGGTCGTCGCGTCACCCGTCGGTAGTGCGGCCGCCTGCGGCGAGGCCAGGAAGGACCGCTTCTGCAGTTCGATCTCCACGGTGGTGGGGAAGGGCTCCTTGGCGGCCGGGGCAGCGCTGAGCCGCCGGGCCCGGGCCAGGGTCAGCGCCCGCATCTTCCGGTACGCCACCGGCAGTGGGCTCAGTTCGTACTCCGGCCGCTCGGACAATTCGTCGGTGGTGTCGATCGCGTCCTCGAACAGCCGACGCGCCACCGCCGGATCGAGCGGCTCACTGACCAGGCCGTCGGGAGTGCCGTGCGCCTCCTCGACGATCCTGCGCAGCGGGTCGATCCGCAGACTGAGGGTGAGTTCGCGAAACCGCCCGCCGCCGATCGCCCGGTCGATCACCGCCATGATGCCGTGCTCGTCGTCGCCGTCGTAGGAGAAGCCACAGACCACCACGGCGACCTCGCCGTAGTGGTCGTGTGCCCACCAGCAGCCGTCCACCCGGACCCGGCCGATGGTCGACACCCAGGGCGGGTCCGGCAGGCCGCGCGCGACCAGCCGGTCGGCGTGCAGCCGGGCGAGGTCACGTTGGGTGTCGACCGTACTCATCGCGGCGAAGCCGCGCAGCGCCGCGAGCGCGGTCGGGGTCGCCCGTCGCGCCAGTTCCTGGATGATCCTCGCGTCGTCCTGCGCCGCGTCGGACAGCCGCGGGCCGAATCCCTCGGCGTTCTCGTGGGCGAGCAGCTGGGTCATGCCCTGCTCCACCGACCACGGTGAGTCCTCGGACATCAGTGAGAAGTTCCATTCGAGGAAATCCGCCCCGGACGTGGCACGGTGCAGCTGGCGCTCACTGTCATCCATGGCCGCGATTGTCGCAGTCGATATCGGCCGTTGCGACCATGCGCCGGCTGGCGCGCCGCAGCGGTCCGAGTGCTCACGCCGCCCCGTGCCGGGTCGAGCAGCGACGCCGGCCAGCCGGAATTCATCTCGCGGAAACCCGTCGGGGCCGGCGCGTTGGTAGCGTCCGGTCATTCTCGACGACATCGACCCGTTCATCGGTACCGGAGCGACCGACCTGCCCCGGTCGTACGGTCCGGCCGCCACGTGGTGGTGGCCGAAGCCGCAGGTGGGCAACACCCATCCGGGCGCGACCTCGCCGTTGGGCATGGTGTCGGCCTGTGCCTACTCCGGTGCCTACCCGACCGGGTACGGCCGGTACTCGAAGAACACCGAGGGCGTGCCCGAGGAGATGTTCGACCGGCTGCAGGCGTCCGGGTTCACCCACTTCCAGCAGTCCGGCACCGGGGCGATCCGCAAGTACTACAACTACGTCCGGGTGACTCCGATGATCGAGCCGCTGGACGGGCTCGGTCAGGCCTGGGCGCTGCACGACGAGACCGCCGAGGCCGGCTACTACGCCGCGACGTTGGACACCGGGGTGCGCTGCGAGATCACCGTCGGGGCGAAGGTCGCCGTGCACCGGTACACGTTCCCCGCGCACCGCAGCGCCCGGGTGGTGGTCGACCTGTCCTGCGGCGGTCTGGGCATCGAGCTGGGCCGCACGGTGCCGCTGCGAGCCCAGGTCGAGGCCATGGGCCACGGCCGGGCCCAGGCGACCGTGGTGATGGAGGGCGTGCCGCTGTCGGTCTACCTGGAGGTGGACAGCCCCGGCTGGCGGCAGATGCTCTGGTACGACCGGCGGCTCATCGACGGCGGCACCCGGCTGGACTTCGACAGCATCCGACACACCACGCTGCGGCCGTTCGGGATGCTGATGATGGGACCGGCCGCCGCCGGGCAGACCGTCGAGGTGCGGCTCGGCTTCTCGCTGCGCGGCTGTGAGCAGGCCCGGCGCAACCTGGAGCAGGAATGCTGGCCGGCGCAGCCGGGTTTCGACCAGGTCCGGGTGGCGACCCGGACCCGGTGGGCCGAGCACCTGGACCGCGTCCAGGTCGACGGCGGTACGCCGGCCCGCCGCACCGTTCTGGCCACCGCCGTCTACCACTCCCTGATCAAACCCTGCTTCGCCGACGACGAGAGCCCGTTCTGGCCGACCTCGGGGCCGTACGCCTTCGACATCTGCACGATGTGGGACATCTACAAGACGCAGCTGCCGCTGCTCGCCGCGATCGTGCCGCAGCGGGCCACCGACCTGCTGGAGTCGCTCATCCGGGTGTGCGAGGAGGAGGGCAACTTCCCGATCGGCTACCGGATGGCCCGTGGCGCCGACCGGTTCTTCCGCCAGGCGAGTGCGCTGGCGCACACCGCCCTGGCCGACGCTCACGCCCTCGGTTCGCCCGGGCTGGACTGGAACTGGGCACTGGTGCACATGGTCGACGACCTGCGCCGGCTCTACGGCGAGGACTTCTTCGAGCACGGCCTCGTGCATCCGATCACCCACACTCTCGATCTCGCCTACGCCCACCACTGCACCGCCAAGGTCGCCCGGGCGCTCAACGACCGGCGGCTCGCCGACGACCTGGAACGGCGCAGCCGGCAGTGGGTGAACGCGTTCGACCCGGCCACCGGGCTGCTGCGGGACTCGGAGTTCTACGAAGGCGGCAAGTGGAACTACTCGTTCCGGCTGCTGCACGACATGGCCGCGCGGATCGCGCTCGCCGGCGGTGACGACGCGTTCGTCGCCAAGCTCGACCGCTTCTTCGGCTTCGGCGCGGACCCGGTGACCCAGCCCGGCCGGCGACCGTCGCCGGCGGAGATGGCCGCCGGGTACGCGCTGAACCGGTTCGAAGGGCTCAACAACGAACCGGACATGGAAGCGCCCTGGGCGTACCACTACGCGGGCCGGCCCGATCGGACCGCGCGGGTCGTCCAGGCGGCGCTGACCTGGCAGTTCGGCACCGGACCAGGAGGGCTGCCCGGCAACGACGACTCCGGGGCGCTCAGCTCCTGGTACGTGTGGGCCTCGCTGGGGCTGTTCCCGGTCGCCGGACAGAGTCTGTTCCTGGTCAACACGCCCGCGTTCGCCCGGGCCGCGCTGCGGGTCGGCGACGCGGAGTTCGTGGTCGAGACCAGCGGGCACCGGGAGACCCCGATCGGGTCCGACGGCCTGGACCACGACCCGGCACCGCAGTACGTCCAGTCGGCCACCCTCAACGGCGAGCCGCTGCACACCACCTTCCTCACCGCCGCCGACGTGCACCGGGGTGGCCGGCTGCACCTGCGGCTCGGCCCGCAACCGTCGCGCTGGGGATGCGAGAGCCGCCCACCGTCGCTGTCCACGTTCCACCCCGCCGTAGAGGATGCCCGTTGACCAGACCCTCCCGCCGCCTCGTCATCGTGGTCCGGGCCGACCCGGTGATCTGCGGCCATTCCGGCGAGGCACGTAACCTCGCCGAGGTCGCGCTGACCCGTGGCTTCACCGACGTCCGACTGTTGACCTGGCCGATCGCGACGCTGCAGGCGGCCGGGTTGCCGCTCAAGCCGCTGGACCGGCTGCTGCCGTACAGCCCGGGGATCACGGTGGAACGGCCGGAGCCGGTCGGGGACTACCGGGTGCCCGACGGCAGGCACCTCGCCGGGCTCACCGGCCGCCTGGTCGAACTGCTCGCCGACGGCGTGCCCACCACCTGTCTGTCGATGTACCTCGTGCCGCACACGACCGTGGTCAACGACGCGGTGACGGCCGCACGGGCCGCCGGGTTCACCACGGACGTGCGTACCGTCGCGAAAGCGGTCGGCTCCGACGTCACCAACGTGATCGCGTCCTGTCTGCGCGAGGGCCGGTTCGGTGCCGCCACCGTGCTGTTCACGACCTTCCTGGCCAGCGACGAGCTGGTCGCCGTGTCGGAGTACACCCGGGACGAGATCGTGGCGTCGGCGGAGCAGGTCGACGCGCACTGCGGCACCAACTTCGCCGATCAGTGCCGTGAGCGGGTGACGGTGAGCTACCCGCCGATCGACACCTCGGCGTACCTCGACCTTGACCCGGCGGCGGTGGACGAAGCGCTCGCCCGGCGTGGGCTGCGGCGGGGCGGCTACCTGCTCTTCCTGTCCCGGGTGGCACGGGCCAAAGGGATCTACGACCTGGTCATCGCGTACGGCCAGATGCGCTGCCGGGACGAGGTCGAGCTGGTCGTGGCCGGCACCGGCCCAGCGCTGGAGCACGTCCAGGCAATGTCCAAGGAGGACGACAGGATCACGTTCCTCACCGACGTGGACGACGACGAGAAGCCGCTGTTGATGGCCGGCTGTGCGGCGTACGTCCTGCCGACCAAGCCGGAGCCCGACTTCGTCGAGACCTTCGGCATCGCCCTGGCGGAGAAGGCGCTCGCCGGTGGCGGGCCGATCGTGACCACCCTGACCGGTGGCACCGGCGAGGCGGTCGGTGACACCGCCGTCATCGTCGAGGCCGGTGACATCGCCGCGTTGGCCGAGACGGTGGACCGGGTCGTGCTGGAGATGTCCGCCGCCGAGAAGCTCGACCGCGAAGTGCGGGCCAGGGCGTACGCCATGTCGTTCGATCGGGGTGTGGTCTTCGACGGACTGTTCCCCGCGCCGGAGCCCGCCGTCATGGCCGACTGATCAACGGCCCGGCTGCCCGCCCCGGGTCCGCAACTGCGACCCGGGGCGGTGGTCCGCCGTTACGGTTGCCGTGGTCAACCTCGCGTCGGTGGCTGGTCGGCACCGTTGGCCAGGTGCAGGGAGAGCTCCTGCACGAGATCGTCCATGCTCTGCCCGGTCTGGGCTCGGACCAGACCGAGCGCCAGGTCGGCCAGCAGGTAGAAGCCGAGGG harbors:
- a CDS encoding superoxide dismutase, which codes for MPSSAEVVQRAAGVIAAHRRGDTDGAEQLLAAFPTEQAKTLGFYLLADLALGLVRAQTGQSMDDLVQELSLHLANGADQPPTRG
- a CDS encoding glycoside hydrolase domain-containing protein, with amino-acid sequence MGTGATDLPRSYGPAATWWWPKPQVGNTHPGATSPLGMVSACAYSGAYPTGYGRYSKNTEGVPEEMFDRLQASGFTHFQQSGTGAIRKYYNYVRVTPMIEPLDGLGQAWALHDETAEAGYYAATLDTGVRCEITVGAKVAVHRYTFPAHRSARVVVDLSCGGLGIELGRTVPLRAQVEAMGHGRAQATVVMEGVPLSVYLEVDSPGWRQMLWYDRRLIDGGTRLDFDSIRHTTLRPFGMLMMGPAAAGQTVEVRLGFSLRGCEQARRNLEQECWPAQPGFDQVRVATRTRWAEHLDRVQVDGGTPARRTVLATAVYHSLIKPCFADDESPFWPTSGPYAFDICTMWDIYKTQLPLLAAIVPQRATDLLESLIRVCEEEGNFPIGYRMARGADRFFRQASALAHTALADAHALGSPGLDWNWALVHMVDDLRRLYGEDFFEHGLVHPITHTLDLAYAHHCTAKVARALNDRRLADDLERRSRQWVNAFDPATGLLRDSEFYEGGKWNYSFRLLHDMAARIALAGGDDAFVAKLDRFFGFGADPVTQPGRRPSPAEMAAGYALNRFEGLNNEPDMEAPWAYHYAGRPDRTARVVQAALTWQFGTGPGGLPGNDDSGALSSWYVWASLGLFPVAGQSLFLVNTPAFARAALRVGDAEFVVETSGHRETPIGSDGLDHDPAPQYVQSATLNGEPLHTTFLTAADVHRGGRLHLRLGPQPSRWGCESRPPSLSTFHPAVEDAR
- a CDS encoding glycosyltransferase; protein product: MTRPSRRLVIVVRADPVICGHSGEARNLAEVALTRGFTDVRLLTWPIATLQAAGLPLKPLDRLLPYSPGITVERPEPVGDYRVPDGRHLAGLTGRLVELLADGVPTTCLSMYLVPHTTVVNDAVTAARAAGFTTDVRTVAKAVGSDVTNVIASCLREGRFGAATVLFTTFLASDELVAVSEYTRDEIVASAEQVDAHCGTNFADQCRERVTVSYPPIDTSAYLDLDPAAVDEALARRGLRRGGYLLFLSRVARAKGIYDLVIAYGQMRCRDEVELVVAGTGPALEHVQAMSKEDDRITFLTDVDDDEKPLLMAGCAAYVLPTKPEPDFVETFGIALAEKALAGGGPIVTTLTGGTGEAVGDTAVIVEAGDIAALAETVDRVVLEMSAAEKLDREVRARAYAMSFDRGVVFDGLFPAPEPAVMAD